From a region of the Sminthopsis crassicaudata isolate SCR6 chromosome 6, ASM4859323v1, whole genome shotgun sequence genome:
- the LOC141547614 gene encoding myeloid-associated differentiation marker-like: MPRPTLVPRALVSLGGLLRLLQVILSCAAFGLAASGHRPDAPFGAWCLCSWGLCGLLSLAVLGLELLGLGPQLPLSWEDFTATVALLGTLLTFTASIMYPSVFVPRGLEGWRYQATATATALSCLCFVTYTAEVGLTRARPGQLRGFLSTTPGLLKVLEAFVASVILALVDVGHMYANSAGLQWCMAVFCVCFVVSVLVIGLSVGRLLDAAPWPADRALLALTGLAALLYLSAAVTWPIFAFAPAPPKDQFGPAVGATVLTWVNLGAYAADLVVSSRMVFFAGPP; the protein is encoded by the coding sequence ATGCCGCGGCCCACGCTGGTGCCCCGGGCCCTCGTCTCCCTGGGGGGCCTGCTCCGGCTGCTGCAGGTGATCCTGAGCTGCGCCGCCTTCGGCCTGGCAGCCTCGGGCCACCGCCCGGACGCCCCTTTCGGGGCGTGGTGTCTGTGCTCCTGGGGCCTCTGCGGCCTGTTGTCTCTGGCCGTCCTGGGGCTGGAGCTCCTGGGCCTGGGCCCCCAACTGCCCCTGTCCTGGGAGGACTTCACGGCCACCGTGGCCCTGCTGGGCACCTTGCTGACCTTCACCGCCTCCATCATGTATCCCAGTGTCTTTGTGCCAAGAGGACTAGAGGGCTGGCGCTACCAGGCCACGGCCACGGCCACGGCCCTGTCCTGCCTGTGCTTCGTGACCTACACGGCGGAGGTGGGGCTGACCAGGGCCAGGCCGGGCCAGCTCCGGGGCTTCCTGTCCACCACACCCGGCTTGCTGAAGGTGCTGGAGGCCTTCGTGGCCAGCGTGATCCTGGCCCTGGTGGACGTGGGCCACATGTACGCCAACAGCGCGGGGCTCCAGTGGTGCATGGCCGTGTTCTGCGTCTGCTTTGTGGTCTCCGTGCTCGTCATAGGGCTCAGCGTAGGGCGGCTGCTGGACGCCGCGCCCTGGCCCGCGGACCGCGCCCTGCTGGCCCTGACCGGCCTGGCCGCGCTCCTCTACCTCTCGGCCGCGGTCACGTGGCCCATCTTCGCGTTCGCGCCCGCCCCCCCAAAGGATCAGTTCGGCCCTGCGGTGGGAGCCACCGTCCTCACCTGGGTCAACCTCGGGGCCTACGCTGCCGACCTGGTCGTCTCCAGCCGCATGGTGTTCTTCGCGGGGCCCCCATAG